From the genome of Pseudomonas yamanorum, one region includes:
- a CDS encoding phasin family protein: MAKVILKKKIATGTNALTDVKSYARKIWLAGLGAYAKVGSEGAEYFKELVKTGQHVESKGKKVVIEQLDAANSQIDQVKSEVFGVKGRVEVQLDKVERAFDSRVGSALNRIGIPSKHDVETLSAKLDELTALLERVARKH; the protein is encoded by the coding sequence ATGGCCAAAGTTATTTTGAAGAAAAAAATTGCTACCGGAACTAACGCCCTGACTGACGTTAAATCCTATGCCCGCAAGATCTGGTTGGCCGGTTTGGGGGCTTATGCCAAGGTTGGAAGCGAGGGCGCCGAGTACTTCAAAGAGCTCGTTAAGACTGGTCAACATGTTGAAAGTAAAGGCAAAAAAGTTGTGATTGAACAACTTGATGCTGCCAACAGTCAGATTGATCAAGTCAAGAGCGAAGTCTTCGGCGTCAAAGGTCGAGTCGAAGTGCAACTGGATAAAGTTGAACGTGCTTTTGATAGTCGTGTTGGAAGTGCCTTGAATCGGATCGGCATTCCGTCTAAACATGACGTGGAGACACTCTCTGCTAAGCTCGATGAGCTGACGGCATTGCTCGAACGTGTCGCGCGTAAACACTAA
- a CDS encoding polyhydroxyalkanoic acid system family protein has protein sequence MARIQVERAHTLGKDAAREKADKLASKLKDQYGLESSWAGDTLNLKRSGVKGTVKVAEDSLRIEVELGLLMSAMSGTIKSEIEKALDKALA, from the coding sequence ATGGCCCGTATACAGGTTGAACGTGCTCACACACTGGGCAAAGACGCTGCCCGAGAAAAAGCCGACAAGTTGGCGAGCAAACTCAAGGATCAATATGGCCTGGAGTCTTCGTGGGCCGGCGACACACTGAACCTCAAACGTTCGGGCGTTAAAGGCACCGTGAAAGTGGCTGAAGATTCCCTGCGGATCGAAGTCGAACTGGGCCTGTTGATGTCCGCCATGAGTGGCACCATCAAGTCCGAAATCGAGAAGGCGCTGGATAAAGCCCTGGCCTGA